The genomic interval TTCTAACAGGGTTCTGAGAAATCGTCCGGCGTCGTTTTCTCCTCACTCAGAGGCTCAACATGCCGAAGCGTATGTTTCGCCTCCTCACTCACGGCGGCCTTTTTGAGCATCCTGAAGTTCTGCTCGTGCGAGTACCGATTGACACAGTTCAGTCATATCGGTGATCTCAACCGCGTTTTTCGCCGCCGACTGGGTTGTCCAGCCCATTCCTCACACTCCGTAAAACTCTCGGTACCACTTCACGAAACGAGGAATGCCTACCTCAATCGGGGTGTTTGGTCTGAAGCCAACGTCATTGGTGAGATCGTCGATGTCGGCATAGGTTGCTGGTACGTCGCCGGGCTGTATTGGCAAGAGCCGCTTTTCGGCCTTTTTCCCCAACGCTTGTTCCAGGACCCCGATGAAATGTAGCAACTCCACCGGCTGATGGTTGCCGATGTTGTAGATGCGGGCCGGAGCGGAGCTGGTTCCTGGATCCGGTTGCTCCCCTGACCAGGATGGATTGGCTGTTGCTGGGCGATCGAGTGTCCGAATGATGCCTTCAACGATATCATCGACATAGGTGAAGTCGCGTTTCATCTTGCCCTGATTGAAGACGTCGATCGACTTGCCCTCCAGAATGGCCTTGGTAAAGATGAAGAGGGCCATATCAGGACGTCCCCAGGGCCCATACACGGTAAAAAAGCGCAGGCCCGTGCAGGGTAGCCGGTACAAATGGGCATAGCAGTGCGCCATGAGCTCATTGGCCTTTTTACTGGCGGCATAGAGCGAGACGGGATGGTCCACATTGTCATGGATCGAGAACGGCATGTGGGTATTGCCACCATAGACGGAACTCGAAGACGCATAGACCAAGTGTTCAATCTGGTTATGCCGGCAACCTTCCAGGATATTCAAGAACCCTTCAATGTTACTTTCGGTATAGGCGTGTGGATTGACCAGCGAATAGCGAACCCCGGCCTGCGCGGCCAAGTGCACCACTCGCCGGATTGATCGATCGCCAAAGAGGTCTTTCATGCCTGGTCGATTGGCGAGGTCCAGTTTGACGAACGTGAATCGTTCACGAGGCTTCAGTTGTGCCAAGCGAGCTTCCTTCAGTCGGACGTCGTAGTAATCGTTGATGTTGTCGAGGCCGATGACCTGATCGCCTCGATCCAGGAGGCGCATCGCCACATGGAATCCGATAAATCCCGCAGTTCCGGTGACAAGAATCGTCGCTGGTCTTTCGCTCATAGCTGCTCCTTAAAATAAGAACGGCCTATCGCCGCTGCTGTGCGCCTTTCATAAACGGTGGATTGCCGTGATCCACTCGATAGAGAGTGAGAGGGGCTAGTGATTCTCCTGTCGAATGAACACTGAGTGCTCCTTCATTCGTGGGTCGATAAATGTCCAGGGCGTGGGCCTGATGATAGCAACATCCCTGTGAAGCAAGAAGGTCTTTTAACTGCTCCGCCGGTTCCCAGTGCGCGGTCAAGAGCGTGGTCCTGGAAGGGTTGCGTCGACTGAACATAAAGGAGAGATGGTCTGGATACCAGTCGGCTCCGCCGGTGGCGTACGACACAAACAGCCGCGCGCGGGCGGCCGTGCAGAGATCGGCAAGATAGGCGTTCGTGAGATAGCCGTTCTCACCGATGTCCAGCCATTTGCCGGGGTGAGAGAGCGGTGCGTGGGCGGCATGTGTACGGATCTCAAGCAGTTGTTGCTGTGACGCCAGGACGAGGAGAATCGGTCCATACTTGCTGACTAACTGCTGAATGATAGAGTCTTTGAGGGCCGACCGTCCGTCGTTGGTCGGGCCGCTGTCCGCATGAATCAGGACATTGTGCCCGCGATCGGAAATCAGGTAGCAATTTCTCGGCATATTGAGGTCACAGGGATCCTCACCGTAGAATGGGACCGAAACGACGGCGCCTCCTTCGAACGGCCAGCTCTCACCATGAGCCAGCTCAATAACCTGTTCAAATCCCAGCTCTGCCAGGAGCGAACGATAGTCAAAAAACAGCTGTGTGCGATTGCGCCGGCTTGGGACGATGATAGGGATCTCTTTGGGGAGATGGAGTAAGGTGCGGGGATCCACATGGTCATCGTGATCGTGTGTGAGAAAGACCGCGGCGGGTTTGGGGACAAGCCCTCCCCAGAGTGACGGTAGGGGTGATTCCGCGAACCAGGGCAACAGCCAGGGATCAAAGAGCAACACCGTGTCACGTTGTCGGTAGAGCACGGCCGCATGGCCAAGGTGAACGGTATCTTGGTCCTGTACGATATCGAACCAATGGTGGCGCAGTGACGCGCTGCTCGATGTGGCTAGGCAGCCATGCCGCTGCAAGAGTTCCATGAATGTGGTCAACAGACTCTGGGAGTCACGGGGCATGGACGAGACAATCGTGCCGATTTCGTCGGCTGTACGGGTGCCATCGAGGAGACCGAGCAGTTTGCCGATTGCCGGGCCTAGGCGGCGGTTGTTGAATCCGAATGGAAGGGCCTGGTGGTTGATCGCATGAAACATCCGGAGGCCGCCGTTCGTGACGGTTGCGGATTGCGTCGGATCAGTCGGGAATTCCCAGTGAAAGGTGCCGTCCGGTCGACGACCACAGCGAATGTGTCGCTGAAGATAGGGGCGGGTGTTGATCAGCTCGGTATAGGCGTCTTCGAGCCGTCGCCGCCGTTCGGGCTCGTCCAGTGGCGCCCGCTTTGAGAAGACATCGCTGATCGCGGTATCGATCGCGCTGGACAAGAGGCTGTGAGCCTCCTGGAGGCTGGCCACGGCGTCAGAGGCCACACCGCCGATGAACGGAAAGGGACCCGGTGGCTCGGCACTTTCCAGTTGGGCCCAACACCAAGGGACGAGACTGACATAATGGTGGTGAGGGAAGTTGTTCCAGATGCTCATAGCTTGTTAGGGGTGAGGGGTAAGGTGTCAGGGGTAGGGTATAGGGAAACTTGTCGGGTCATTACAGGTTTCACTCACCCCTTACTGGTCACCCACATCAATCCGCTGATCGTCGGTTCGTACAACGCTTGAATCACATTGCCGTCGGGATCGGAAAAATAGAACGAATAGCTGCCGTCACGATGCAGTTTCGGCTCTTTGGTGATTCGTCCGCCCAGCGACTCAATTGAGAGCACAATCTCACGGTACATCTGGTCGACGGCCTGCGGACTCTCAAGAATCACGCCCATGTGGTCAAGCAGTTGGGTTTTCGAGGGATCATAGGAGTCCGATTCTTGCTTCGAGATCTGATGCAGTGCCAGGTTGTCGACACCGGAGCTGAAATAGACGTTCTCGGGATCCGGTTCCCAGACGACCTGCATGCCGAGTATCTGCTCATAGAACCGACGCGATCGAGGAAGATCCAAAACGCGAAGTGCCAGGTGCCGAAGACCGCGATGAAGGGGCATTGCCATACGGGTATCACGCAAGTATTGAACAAGATGACGTCCGTATAGTAGGGAGACTAGCGATCTGTCGTCAACGGAAAACCGGCTCTCCCTCGCGTGGGTGAGTGTAGTATGATTGAGCCGTAATTGATGGGAGTATTCGAGTCTATGACATTTAATGGAATGACTGTGGTGGGGTTCGAAAGTCGGATGGAATCGGAGTTGGCCCGTTTGATTGAACGGTATGAAGGTCGCCCGATCATGGCTCCCGCCCTGCGAGAAATCCCGCTGGAGAGCAACATTGCGGCCTATGAATTCGGAGCGCGTCTCATGGCAGGACAGATCGATATGCTCGTCCTGCTCACCGGCGTCGGCACTGAGGCGCTTTTTGAGATCCTGAAAACGCGGTATCCTTGGCCGTCGATCGTCCAGGCGTTACAAGAGATCGTCACCACCGCCCGGGGCGCGAAAACGGTTGCGGCTCTCAAAGCCGTGGGGCTCGTCCCAACGGTGACGGTGCCGGAGCCCAATACCTGGATCGATTTGGTTTCTGCTCTGGATGAGTACAGCCTCGAGCCGGGCGTGCGAATTGCGGTGCAGGAGTACGGCATTCCCAACAACGCGCTGGTGAAGGCGTTGGAGCAGCGTGGGGCAGACGTCTTCCCTGTGCCGATCTACCGATGGGCCTTACCGGAGGATCTTGGGCCAATGCGTGCCGCCTGCGAGCATATCGTTGCCGGGCAGGTGGAGGTGATGCTGATTACCAACGCCATGCAGATCGATCACGTCATGCAGGTATTGGAACAGGACGGAAACGTCATCCCGTTTCATGACGCGGTGCAGAAGCTGGTCGTAGCCTCCATCGGTCCGGCCGCCAGTGAACGGCTGCGCCACTTCGACTGGCCGGTCGACTTTGAGCCGTCGCATTCCAAGCTGGGTATCTTGGTGAAGGAAGTATCGGAGCAAGCGGCGAACATTCTTGGGAGAAAACGGTAGGAACTCCCTTCGCCTCTATTCCATCTCCGAGGGGAGGCCTTTCGTGCCGTCAGTCCTTCAAACATTGTAATTCGATGTGGACCGTCTGCGTCCCAGCAGCGATCCAGAGATGCCCGTCTTGAATCGTCCATTGGAGCTGCATGGCGGGTCGCGTCATCTCTGTTAGGGCACGAACGCCTTCCATTGGAAGCAGCGTCACGGAGAGATTCTTCAGTCCGTCGAGCAACGGACGCTGGTTTGCCCACCACACTCCGGAACTACGGGCTCCATAGACATAAACGATGACCTGTTTAGAGCGGCCGCAGGCCTGACGCAGGGTTTTCTCGTCTGGCTGGCCGATTTCGATCCAAAGGTCGATGGATCCGGTCTCGTTTCGTTGCCACAAGGCCGGTTCATCTTCGGTACCGACCCCACGGCCGAATGACAAGGCCTCATCTGCATGGAGTGCGAAGGCGAGCACCCGTACCATCAGGCGCTCCTCGGTCTCGGACGGATGGCGTGCGAGTGTGAGCGTATGATCTTGAAAGTACTGACGATCCAGATCGGCGATCTGCAGCACGGCCTTATAGATGGTTGCGTTCGAAGCCATACATTCACCCTGGATGCGAGGGGAGCTCTGTCACAAACATCTGTTCAATGCGCTTGCGCGCCCACGGCGTCTTGCGTAGGAACGTCAGACTCGACCGGAT from Nitrospira sp. carries:
- a CDS encoding VOC family protein, with protein sequence MAMPLHRGLRHLALRVLDLPRSRRFYEQILGMQVVWEPDPENVYFSSGVDNLALHQISKQESDSYDPSKTQLLDHMGVILESPQAVDQMYREIVLSIESLGGRITKEPKLHRDGSYSFYFSDPDGNVIQALYEPTISGLMWVTSKG
- a CDS encoding YaeQ family protein; this translates as MASNATIYKAVLQIADLDRQYFQDHTLTLARHPSETEERLMVRVLAFALHADEALSFGRGVGTEDEPALWQRNETGSIDLWIEIGQPDEKTLRQACGRSKQVIVYVYGARSSGVWWANQRPLLDGLKNLSVTLLPMEGVRALTEMTRPAMQLQWTIQDGHLWIAAGTQTVHIELQCLKD
- a CDS encoding MBL fold metallo-hydrolase, with product MSIWNNFPHHHYVSLVPWCWAQLESAEPPGPFPFIGGVASDAVASLQEAHSLLSSAIDTAISDVFSKRAPLDEPERRRRLEDAYTELINTRPYLQRHIRCGRRPDGTFHWEFPTDPTQSATVTNGGLRMFHAINHQALPFGFNNRRLGPAIGKLLGLLDGTRTADEIGTIVSSMPRDSQSLLTTFMELLQRHGCLATSSSASLRHHWFDIVQDQDTVHLGHAAVLYRQRDTVLLFDPWLLPWFAESPLPSLWGGLVPKPAAVFLTHDHDDHVDPRTLLHLPKEIPIIVPSRRNRTQLFFDYRSLLAELGFEQVIELAHGESWPFEGGAVVSVPFYGEDPCDLNMPRNCYLISDRGHNVLIHADSGPTNDGRSALKDSIIQQLVSKYGPILLVLASQQQLLEIRTHAAHAPLSHPGKWLDIGENGYLTNAYLADLCTAARARLFVSYATGGADWYPDHLSFMFSRRNPSRTTLLTAHWEPAEQLKDLLASQGCCYHQAHALDIYRPTNEGALSVHSTGESLAPLTLYRVDHGNPPFMKGAQQRR
- a CDS encoding uroporphyrinogen-III synthase produces the protein MTFNGMTVVGFESRMESELARLIERYEGRPIMAPALREIPLESNIAAYEFGARLMAGQIDMLVLLTGVGTEALFEILKTRYPWPSIVQALQEIVTTARGAKTVAALKAVGLVPTVTVPEPNTWIDLVSALDEYSLEPGVRIAVQEYGIPNNALVKALEQRGADVFPVPIYRWALPEDLGPMRAACEHIVAGQVEVMLITNAMQIDHVMQVLEQDGNVIPFHDAVQKLVVASIGPAASERLRHFDWPVDFEPSHSKLGILVKEVSEQAANILGRKR
- a CDS encoding NAD-dependent epimerase: MSERPATILVTGTAGFIGFHVAMRLLDRGDQVIGLDNINDYYDVRLKEARLAQLKPRERFTFVKLDLANRPGMKDLFGDRSIRRVVHLAAQAGVRYSLVNPHAYTESNIEGFLNILEGCRHNQIEHLVYASSSSVYGGNTHMPFSIHDNVDHPVSLYAASKKANELMAHCYAHLYRLPCTGLRFFTVYGPWGRPDMALFIFTKAILEGKSIDVFNQGKMKRDFTYVDDIVEGIIRTLDRPATANPSWSGEQPDPGTSSAPARIYNIGNHQPVELLHFIGVLEQALGKKAEKRLLPIQPGDVPATYADIDDLTNDVGFRPNTPIEVGIPRFVKWYREFYGV